CTTGGCCGGAGCCTGAGGAGCCGGGGCGATCTTGGCCGGAGCCTGAGGAGCCGGGGCGATCTTGGCCGGAGCCTGGGGAGCCGGGGCGATCTTGGCCGGAGCCTGAGGAGCCGGGGCGATCTTGGCCGGGGCCTGAGGAGCCGGGGCAATCTTGGCAGGAGCCTGAGGAGCCGGGGCGATCTTGGCAGGGGCCTGCGGGGCGGGGGCGACCTTACCAGGCGCCTGCGGCGACACCTGGCCCGAGACGCTCAGGGCAATAACTAGAACCGCGCTGGTCATCGCGATGTCCTCTGTGATGAGAATTGTCGGTCGACGTCTCGATCGACTGTGTGAACTGACAGTCCCCTGCTGGTCTGGGCTCGGTCGATGATGCTCATAGTCCGAACTCCAACACCACCACCCTGTCGTTCCCTTCGGAACGACTCGAGGAGTCGTTCGTCGGGGTCTGCTTCCCCTTCCGTTTTAGAGGAAACAGCCTAGGAGGCCTGGGATGGTGGCGGAAGCTGCGGCGCGGTCGTCATGGCCGACGTCCGCCGCTCCACTGCCGGGGTGGCCAGAGGTGGTTATCGGCAACACCTTCGAGAGCGTTCACTCAACTTGTGAAAATCGAGAGCATGCCGCCTTGGGGAGATTTGGGGGCTTTGACGAGTTTCAATAGCATGGGGGTCAAGGTATGACGAATTGAGATCGTCCCCTGGCGGATGTGATGCCGAACCTTGAGAGGTCTAGCAAGGAGGCGCCGTCCTTCGAGGGCGGTGGAGTATGAGTTCTCGGGCGAAGACAAGGTGGTCTTCGACGAGGGCGCCCCATTAGGATGCAGCATCCTCTAATCTACACCGGTATCGGGAGGCAGCATGCGTATCGGCAACCGGCTCGGCGGCGCGGTGCTTGGGATGGCCGTCGCCCTCTGTGGGGCGACGACCGTTCGGGCCGAGTCTGCGGAGCAAGTCGTCGCCGTCCCCCTGGGGGGCTCGCTCGAGGCCAGGGAAGGCGAGCATTACTACGGTGTGTACGTCCCTACTCGTTTCGGGGGCGAACTGACCGTTAAGACGAGCGAAGGGACCGTCGAGGACATCAAGGGTCCTAACGGTGCGGGGCGGACCAATGGTCAGGAGGTTGGGGTGGACCAGCAGGGCTGGTACACCTTCAAGGTGATCGGGGCGAAGAAGCCGTACCGGGTGGAGACGAAGTTCATTCAGAAGGCCCAGAGCGTTAAGAAGCCCTGGAACTTCTACTACTGGCCGACGAAGGCCGACTCGTTGCATGAGCCCTGGGCGGGCGGCAATGCGCGAGTCGACACGTACGATCTGAAGGGGGACGACGTTCGAGTCTACTCCCCTGGCGGCTACGTTGAGCCGGGGAAGGACATCATCCTGGCGGGCCGCAACGGCCTCCTGGAAACGGTCCCCGCCTCCGGCGACGACGCGACGTGGTTCCCGAACCTCTATGACGACCTCTATTGGGCGGGCCCGAACAACACCCTGTTCCAGACCCCTTCCCCGCTCCTGAAGTACGACCAACTCTTCGGAACGTCGGCGCGGATTTGGGAAGCGGTCAACACGCAGAACAACGACATCACCCGGTGGCCCGGCCACTGCCTGGGTGGAGCGGTCGCGTCGATCTTCTTCAACGATCCCGTCCCGGCTCCCGGAACGGGCATGACGAAGGACGAGCTTAAGGCCCTTTACGCCGAGCTGGGCGAGAATCATCTCAACCACCGGATCGGCGACTACGCGACCGACATTCCCGCCGGTCCGCCCCGTCCGGGTTCAGATCCCACCGACTGGAAGGCCCCTCGCGTCCATGCGATGTACGAGGCCCACATCCGCGGCGAGCGGAAGGCTCTGCTCTCGAACATGCGGGCCTTCCCTCCCCGGGGAACCGAGGCCGAGGTTTGGAATCAGGCCGTCCACATGTACGTCGCGGAGTACAAGGCGATCCCCGGCCGCGGCCCTCGCGCTGTGAACATCAACATTGAGGTGCACGCGAACTCCGGCTCGTCGTTGAACGGTCAGGACGATAAGGATCGCGTCGTCAACTACCAGTACAACCTGGTGTACGGCCTCGACGGTCGAGTTGATGAATCGAATCCTGGCGCGGCTGACTGGATCTCTGTGAGCGGTGAGGCGCTCTACGCTCCTCTCAACGTTCTGCAGGTCATCGACTCCGCCTGGCAGGGCCACAACCCGTACGTGACGATCGACAAGGTTCGGTCGCTCGACATGGCCAACGGCGGTGCGGCCAACAACCGGTTCGCCGGGAAGGCGCCCGAGTTCCTGCCAGTCGCTCAGTATGAGGCGGGTCGGCCCCTTCCGAGCGTCGGAACGATGTTCGCTGGAGCCACCGGCGACAACAGCTCGTCCCCACGACGCAGCGGCTTCCTCGGATTCTTCCGCGGACGCTGACGAGTTCCAGAGCGAATTTGGACGATCGCATCGCCCGACCGGACCCTGCTCAGCGAGGTCCGGTCGGGCGTTTTTCGTTACCCACGACCGACCGATTCGCCCGGGTGATCCGGACGATCGTTGTATCCGGTTGAGCGGAAGCGTTTGCCGAGCCGGACGTCTTTTCCAGTTCGGTATTTTCGTCACGGCTGTTCAAGTTTCCCGCCGTGGAGGTCGATGGATAAAGCATCGCGAGAGACATCAGCGCTGAGGGTAGGCAGACGATCCCGTGGCGCGATTTCCAACCTCTCCGCCCGAACACACGCATTCCACGGCAGCCTGACACAGGGGCGACAGCCATGACTTCGATCCTCGCACCCATAGACGACGCGACCGCCCGGTTCGACGACGACGGGTTCGAGTGGGGAATGGCTCTGATTCAGGTGCCGGACGTCCGCTCGGTCCTATCACAGCCCACGCGAATCGACGCCTGGGAGCGGTCGTGGTCGGAGCGGACGCGCCCGAGAACGAGAGTTGGCCGTCCGCGTCGTCGGCTGCGTCGTGAGTTTCGCACGGCCGCCTGCGTCTGCCTGGTCTTCGCGCCGATCGCCACGGCGATTGGGGCCTGGGGACTGCCTCCGGTCCGGTCGGCTGCCGCCGCGCTGGTCGCTGATGCGACGAACGCCGAGGAGAACGCCGACGCTGGCTCGATGAAGATTCGCCTCTCGATCAAGCCGGTCGAGGCCGAGCCCGAAATCCCCGTCGTCTTCCCGGGCTACCTTCTTCCCGACGAGCATCCCCAGGAGTCGTCCCATGAGGGAAGTTGACGAGGCCCTAAGCCGAGCCTACGCCCAGCGGACCGAGGCGTCCGTCACGCCCCACTCACCGGCGCGGAGATCGCCGCCGGCTCGGCCGTCGCGGATCTTCATGCCACAGGCCCCCGCCGGAGCCGCTCTGGAGTGGCCGGAGGTTGTGGGGGTTCTGGAGCAGACCTGGGGCGATCGCTTTCGTCAGATGGCCGACCGCATCCTGCAGGCGCGCGAACGCCTGGGCGTTCGTGTGCTGCTCTTCACAAGTTGCCACCGCGCCGAGGGCCGAACAACGCTCGTTCTGACCCTCGCCCGGACCCTCGCCCGCCGCCCGCTCAGGACGGTGATCGTCGACGCCGACCTCTCCGGCCCAATGCTGGCCCGGTCGTTGGGGCTTCGCACGACCGTCGGCCTGGACGACGTGATCGAGGACGGCAGGGACGTTGAGGATGCTCTGATCGAGGCTCCCGGCGAGAACCTCTGGGTTCTGCCGATGCGCGCGGCGGTCTCCCATCCGAAGGAGTTCCTGGCGAGCGCGGGCTGGGCCTGCGCGATGGCCAAACTTCGGCGCGATTTCGATCTGGTCCTGGTCGACGGCAGTCCCCTGTTCACGGGCCTCTCGGCGGCCGTGATGCACCGCTCGGTTGATGCGGCGGTGCTGGTCCACAGCCGTGACGCCACGGGCCAGCGTTCGATTTTGCGGGCTCGCGAGGTCCTCGAAGCCGGAGGCGTGCCCCTGCTGGGGCTCGCAGAAACCTTCGCCTGAGCGGACGGAACGGCGTCAGGAGGACGCGGGCGTGTACGAGGCGCATTTCGGGTTGGAGCGACGACCCTTCGGCGAAACCGCCTGCGCCTCGGCCTTTGTCGCGCTTCCCAGCCGCGCGGCCGCCCTGAGACGAATCCGGTATGGCCTGGAACAGGGATTGGGGCCCGCCCTGCTCTACGGCGGCGTGGGAGTCGGCAAGACGCTGGCCGCGAATCGATTGGCCGCCGACATGGGCTCGCCGACCGTCCACCTGACCTTTCCCTCGATGCCGGCCGTTGATTTGCTCGCCCATCTCGCCCATGAACTCGGCGGATCGCCTCTTGAGGTTTTCACAATGGCCGTCGCCCTGCGAAGGCTGCGTGAGGCTCTGGCGGAGCACGTCGCGAGAGGACGTCGGCCGCTCTTGATCGTCGACGAGGCCCAACTCGTCCAGGACGCCTCGGTTTTCGAGTCCCTTCGACTCCTGCTCAACTTTCAGTCTGCGGGAACGCCCGACCTGGCCCTGCTGCTCGTGGGGACGGGCGAAGTGGTCTTCCAGCTCCCCGGCGGCTTACAGGATCGGCTCGCGGCTCGCAGCCTGCTCCCGCCGCTGTCGCAGTCTGAAACGGCCGATTACATCGTCGGCCGGCTCGCGTCGGCCGGCGTGCATGAGTCGCTTTTCACCTCTGAGGCGATTCTCGACCTTCACCAGGCGGCCCTGGGTGTGCCGAGGCGATTGAACCACATCGCCGACCTCGCCCTCCTGATCGCCTACGCTGAAGGGATGCCGCAGGTCGATCCCCGGATCGTCGCCGTCGCCTCCCGCGAGTTCTCTTCAGAGCCCCTGGCTGCCTGACCTCCTCGGAATTGCCCGGGACCGATGCGACGGATTCTGGTAGAAATCCCCCCGCGCGGCACGGCAGCCGCGTATTCCTTCATAGACGGATCAGACGGGGGTGGTCGGGACGCAATCGTTGCATGCGTCCGCCGATTCCCGCTGTGATCCGGCGCCGGGGGACGCAGGGATGTTTCACACAACCGGGCGATGCACCATGTATCGAGGTTCGCGGACGGTCGTCGGAGTGTGGCTGGTCGGGCTGTCGACCATCTACGTCGCGGCGAGGGCCCAAACGCCGGGAGCCGGGGATCAGGCAGGGGTGGAGGTTCTCACCCGAGGGCCCGTCCACGAGGCCTTCGCGGTCCCCGTCGTCAACGACCCGAAACCAGGGCTGGTGGTTCGCAAGACGCCGCCGAAGCCCATCGAGGAGATGCCACCCGACCAGAAGCCGGCCGGCGATCAGGTCCAGTGGATGCCGGGATACTGGAGCTGGGATCAGGGCCGGGAGGACTTCGTCTGGGTGAGCGGGATCTGGCGCGAACCGCCGCCGGGACGGCAGTGGGTCCCCGGTTACTGGAACCCGATCGCGGACGGCGTCCAGTGGGTGCCGGGAGCCTGGATCCCAATCGCGAACACGGCGCCGGGGAATCTCGACGCGAGCGTGGTCGCCGCTCAGGGCGAGGCCGCCTATCTCCCGGAGCCTCCCGCCAGCCTGGAGGTCGGTCCCAACATTCCCCAGCCGGCCGGCGAGGTTTTCTGGAGTCCCGGGTGCTGGATGTGGCGACAGACGCGATACGTCTGGCGGCCGGGTTTCTGGGCTGCGGTGCAGCCGGCGTGGGTCTGGGTCCCGGCGCACTATGTCTGGACGCCCGGCGGATTTCTGTTCGTCGACGGTTTCTGGGATCTGCCGGTCATCGATCGCGGCATCCTCTTCGCCCCGGTCTATTACGCACAGCCGGTCTACCTTCAGCCTGCCTACGTCTACACGCCGACGATCACCATCGCCGCGCCGGGGCTGGTCGCGAACCTGTTCGTTCAGCCGACTTACAACCACTACTGCTTCGGCGACTACTACGACCCCTCCTTCCTGGCGGTCGGCGTCTTCCCGTCCTTCTCGTTCGCGTATGTCTCCGGCCCTCGGCCGCCGGCGTTCTATGATCCGCTTTTCACCTTCTACGCCTCGGTCAACGTACGGAGCAATCCCGGCTGGATGGCCCAGTGCCGCCAGGATTACGTCCAACGCCGCGACCACATGGACATGCGGCCGCCCCGGACGTACATCGAGCAAACCCGGATCGTCCAGACCAACATCAACATCACGCGCAATACGACGATCATCCGTGAAGGCGGCGGTCGGCCGGGTCCCGGACCCCAACCCGGCCAGTTGATCGGCCGACCGATCGAGCAGGTCGCCATGCGACGCGCCGAGACGAACGGGCCCAGGATGGAGCGCGTGGACATGGCCGCCCGCCAGCAGTGGCGGAGTCGCTCTCAGGAACTGGCCGATTTCCGAGTCCAGCGCGCTGATCGGGAGATTGCGGCCGGTCCCCGACCGGGAGGCGGCGGTCCTCGACTCCCGCAGGCCCAGCCATTAGCGCAGACCCGTCCGAGACCTTTTGCGATGCCCGCTTCGCCGGTCGCCGCCCCCCTGCCCGATCGCACGACGATCGGCCCGATGCGCCGTCCCGAGCATGTCGAACCTTCTGTCACAGAGAAGGCTCGTCAGCCCATGGCTCCCCGGCACCCTGTAAACCGACCCGAGCCCATGAATCGCCCGGCGCACACGGAAGCTCCCGTGATCGCCAACCCAACGACTCCCCTCCCCGCGCATCGGCCTCAGCCAGACTCCGGCCGACCTGCCGTCGCTCACAGGGATGGCCAGGATGACGCAGCGACCGGTCGGCCGTTGACGCCTCGCCATCTCCGCCCGGGCGTCGCGTCCAGGCCGGCCGAAGCGGGCGATGGACCGCGTTCGAACGTTCGTCGGCCTCCTCCGACGCCTCGGCCGGCTGGGGCTGGCCCGCGGCGTCCCGCCGGCGTGGGAGCCCGCCCCGGCCCGGATTCCTGATTCAATCGCTGCGACCTGTTCCCTGGAAATCGTCGGTCGGGTATCATCTGGACACGTGCACGGAAGTCGATCGCCGTACTCGTCTCCAGGATGTCCCATGACCGACGCCAGGGATGATGCGCTCGGAATGCTGTGCGATCCGGTGCGGGAGTGGTTCGCCGGGGCTTTCCCGGGCGGGCCGACTCCTGCTCAGCGTTTGGCGTGGCCGGTGATCAGCGCGGGCGAAAACGCTCTGCTGATCTCGCCGACCGGAACGGGGAAGACACTCGCGGGATTCCTCGCGATCGTCGACCGTCTCATGCGCGAACATGCGGCTGATACGCTTGCTCCCGGCCTGCGATGCGTTTACGTCTCGCCGTTGCGAAGTCTGGGATACGACCTCGAGAAGAACCTGTCGATCCCGCTCCGTGAGCTTCAGGAACGACTGGGGCTGAAGACGTGTCCCATCCGCGTGGGAGTGCGGACCGGCGATACGTCGGCCCACGAGCGGCGGAAGCTTCGCGAAACGCCGCCACATATCCTCATCACCACACCTGAGAGCCTCTCTCTCCTTCTGAGCCAACCCGGCTGGGGCGACCACTGGAGGGGCGTGTCGCATGTGCTCGTCGACGAGGTCCACGCCCTGGCGGCGACCAAGCGCGGGGCCGATCTGGCGATCTCCCTGGAGCGGCTCGCCGATGCCGCGGACGGCGATCCGTCGCGCGTCGGTCTGTCTGCAACCTGCCGGCCTCCTGACCCGGTCGCACGCTTTCTGGTGGGGCCTTCGCGGCCCTGCAGCATCGTCGAGGCTCCCAGGCCCGAGGGGTCTCAGTCGTTGGCGATCAAGGTCGAGTCGCTGATAAGGCCCGGCGAGGCCTCTCACCGCAGCCTCACCTACAGCCGACTCCTGCGCCGGGTTCGTCGAGCCGTGGCCGATCACCGCACGACGGTCGTCTTTGCCAACAGCCGGCCGATGACGGAGAAGGTGGCGCACGACCTCCGCAATGCGCCGCCGGGTCGAGGCGAGAGGCTCGCCGCATTCGACGGAGAAACCGAGGTCGCCGTTCACCACTCCGCGCTCGATGCGACAAAGCGGCGAGACGTGGAGGAGCGGTTGAAGACGGGCTCGCTGCGAGCCGTCGTCACCAGCACCAGTCTGGAACTGGGCGTGGACATCGGAACGGCGGACCTGACGATCCAGATCGGGCTGCCCGGCGGCGTCGCGCGTTGCGTCCAGAGAATCGGTCGATCGGGGCACCGCGTGGGAGGTCGGGCGCGGGGGCTGATCCTGGCCGCGACGGCCGCGGAGGTCGCCGCAGGAGCGGTGACGGCTCGCGCCGCCCGCGCGGGTGAGATCGAGCCGCTCAAACCCGTCGCGTCGCCGCTCGACGTCGTCTGCCAGCAATTGATCGGCATGGCCTGCGCGGGCGAGACCTCTGTCGACGCCGCCTATGAGTTGTTCCGCACGGCTGGGCCGACCGCCGACCTGACACGCGACGATTTCGACGCATGTATCAACTTCCTCTCCGGTGAGTTATCCTCTCCGGCCGGCGCCTACGAGCCCGAACCGGGGGCCGCTCCGCGCTGGACGTCGCCCCGGATCTGGAAGCGCAACGGCTGGTTCGGGATCCGCTCCGGTCGGGTCCGACGCTGGTTCTGGAGCAACGTCGGCACGATCAACGCCGAGGAATCCGCGGCCGTCGTCGCCGACGGCGTCGCGGTGGGGAGCGTGGAGAGCGCTTATGCGGATCGGCTCTCTCCCGGGGATCGGTTCGTGCTCGACGGCCGGACGTTGGAGTTCCGTCGGCTCGACGGGCTGGTTCTTCAGGCGAAGTCCGTCGGCGGCGAGGCCGGCGCTTTGCCAGTCTGGCACAGCGACCGCCAGGCCCTCTCCACCGAGCTCGCCGAGGAACTGGCCGCGTTCCGTTGTGAGGCGTCAAAACGGGCCGCGT
This genomic stretch from Paludisphaera rhizosphaerae harbors:
- a CDS encoding tyrosine-protein kinase family protein, with product MREVDEALSRAYAQRTEASVTPHSPARRSPPARPSRIFMPQAPAGAALEWPEVVGVLEQTWGDRFRQMADRILQARERLGVRVLLFTSCHRAEGRTTLVLTLARTLARRPLRTVIVDADLSGPMLARSLGLRTTVGLDDVIEDGRDVEDALIEAPGENLWVLPMRAAVSHPKEFLASAGWACAMAKLRRDFDLVLVDGSPLFTGLSAAVMHRSVDAAVLVHSRDATGQRSILRAREVLEAGGVPLLGLAETFA
- a CDS encoding YXWGXW repeat-containing protein, which gives rise to MFHTTGRCTMYRGSRTVVGVWLVGLSTIYVAARAQTPGAGDQAGVEVLTRGPVHEAFAVPVVNDPKPGLVVRKTPPKPIEEMPPDQKPAGDQVQWMPGYWSWDQGREDFVWVSGIWREPPPGRQWVPGYWNPIADGVQWVPGAWIPIANTAPGNLDASVVAAQGEAAYLPEPPASLEVGPNIPQPAGEVFWSPGCWMWRQTRYVWRPGFWAAVQPAWVWVPAHYVWTPGGFLFVDGFWDLPVIDRGILFAPVYYAQPVYLQPAYVYTPTITIAAPGLVANLFVQPTYNHYCFGDYYDPSFLAVGVFPSFSFAYVSGPRPPAFYDPLFTFYASVNVRSNPGWMAQCRQDYVQRRDHMDMRPPRTYIEQTRIVQTNINITRNTTIIREGGGRPGPGPQPGQLIGRPIEQVAMRRAETNGPRMERVDMAARQQWRSRSQELADFRVQRADREIAAGPRPGGGGPRLPQAQPLAQTRPRPFAMPASPVAAPLPDRTTIGPMRRPEHVEPSVTEKARQPMAPRHPVNRPEPMNRPAHTEAPVIANPTTPLPAHRPQPDSGRPAVAHRDGQDDAATGRPLTPRHLRPGVASRPAEAGDGPRSNVRRPPPTPRPAGAGPRRPAGVGARPGPDS
- a CDS encoding DEAD/DEAH box helicase, producing the protein MTDARDDALGMLCDPVREWFAGAFPGGPTPAQRLAWPVISAGENALLISPTGTGKTLAGFLAIVDRLMREHAADTLAPGLRCVYVSPLRSLGYDLEKNLSIPLRELQERLGLKTCPIRVGVRTGDTSAHERRKLRETPPHILITTPESLSLLLSQPGWGDHWRGVSHVLVDEVHALAATKRGADLAISLERLADAADGDPSRVGLSATCRPPDPVARFLVGPSRPCSIVEAPRPEGSQSLAIKVESLIRPGEASHRSLTYSRLLRRVRRAVADHRTTVVFANSRPMTEKVAHDLRNAPPGRGERLAAFDGETEVAVHHSALDATKRRDVEERLKTGSLRAVVTSTSLELGVDIGTADLTIQIGLPGGVARCVQRIGRSGHRVGGRARGLILAATAAEVAAGAVTARAARAGEIEPLKPVASPLDVVCQQLIGMACAGETSVDAAYELFRTAGPTADLTRDDFDACINFLSGELSSPAGAYEPEPGAAPRWTSPRIWKRNGWFGIRSGRVRRWFWSNVGTINAEESAAVVADGVAVGSVESAYADRLSPGDRFVLDGRTLEFRRLDGLVLQAKSVGGEAGALPVWHSDRQALSTELAEELAAFRCEASKRAACDGPESVRAWLSETLRIDLRAAEVVAELIEAQDRWSETPGLDVLLVEEFPTPLEPGWTYAFHVPLNRSASEALGRAVSARLARRHGRNAVFQPADLGWTIRFPDEVRLDEAELAGIGSVESLEDDVLEGVDRGELAARRFRHVASTALMVLRNPEPGRRVRVGGMNWVSTRLFPLVKAACPDHPLLRETRREILNDVLDLPAAARWLGTSPTIRLRRLSTPSPFASAWLAPGEGESLQYESPGDALRRLHARMTAVAGGASS
- a CDS encoding ExeA family protein, whose amino-acid sequence is MYEAHFGLERRPFGETACASAFVALPSRAAALRRIRYGLEQGLGPALLYGGVGVGKTLAANRLAADMGSPTVHLTFPSMPAVDLLAHLAHELGGSPLEVFTMAVALRRLREALAEHVARGRRPLLIVDEAQLVQDASVFESLRLLLNFQSAGTPDLALLLVGTGEVVFQLPGGLQDRLAARSLLPPLSQSETADYIVGRLASAGVHESLFTSEAILDLHQAALGVPRRLNHIADLALLIAYAEGMPQVDPRIVAVASREFSSEPLAA